In Mycobacterium sp. JS623, one genomic interval encodes:
- a CDS encoding 2-oxo-4-hydroxy-4-carboxy-5-ureidoimidazoline decarboxylase: MLLHQGIGLAAFNALPMRRAVHAIYECCYSVPLAADLARGRPYDSHDALFRQADALLFGLSEDSIDSILQAYPDVGRRPGSEKSQAEQCAVWCDQPEVMDRLTVASKRYLQHFGFGFVMFINGYTAQDVLATMNDRLLNDFETERKVVRNELARINRTRLERMLGPEGGYDNW, from the coding sequence GTGTTGCTGCATCAAGGGATCGGCTTGGCCGCGTTCAACGCGCTGCCGATGCGCCGGGCAGTGCACGCGATCTACGAATGTTGCTACAGCGTGCCGCTGGCCGCCGATCTGGCCCGCGGCCGGCCTTACGACAGCCACGACGCGCTGTTCCGGCAGGCCGACGCGCTGTTGTTCGGCCTCTCCGAGGACTCGATCGATTCGATCCTGCAGGCCTACCCCGACGTGGGGCGGCGGCCCGGCAGCGAGAAGTCGCAGGCCGAGCAGTGCGCCGTGTGGTGCGACCAGCCAGAGGTGATGGACCGGCTGACGGTCGCATCCAAGCGGTACCTCCAACACTTCGGCTTCGGCTTCGTGATGTTCATCAACGGCTACACCGCCCAAGACGTGCTTGCCACGATGAACGACCGGCTACTCAACGACTTCGAAACCGAGCGCAAGGTGGTGCGCAACGAGCTCGCGCGCATCAACCGCACCCGGCTCGAGCGCATGCTCGGGCCAGAAGGCGGCTACGACAACTGGTGA
- a CDS encoding RyR domain-containing protein encodes MTQARFVMRRHIDALRLAQGVLLGVVVAATAYLAVLALNPAIRESAPDGLRWFGRPGSGPTIAVVALGIVALCVIAYRANSAGSVSLTIVLALTVMNSALGMASYWNCHDAAHPMFITPLMWTAQLVKGGVSDLKLTSGATCPAPIPVALDLARMGALGVIFLGVASVAVALFRAQVDRVRARTARTVTAIVGVDGDSRSMVAAVVHTLEPRSQLVVVADNIDQPVVADCRADGARLIAAALDTPEALAALPLWHKLDRLYLLHADPSTNLARLQSIGEARAARGVDHRLPLIVRIDDPWYAVAWRAQQSGGSDSRWAADAVGKYEVTARRLLDEITERGGVNRIFVCGTSPLTLALCADLEQRRREHQFCERADHEFPTITVVADSAEEYANDHRHRQQRLGLRSGGDFVDAVGEAPSIPVLTRLITDAHDAGCSVIFVDADPMFGAAIDPTIATRLALRFPDVPIFAWNAKAAEAGGERPGIDALRTYRLTMDLPAGHAHDAWERAAMLIHERYRRSAGGTSPARRPWAELDEFYRGSNRRQVRNALRLVEQIGGHTWNSLDSGAPDAPSAPASEPLEQLAAMGFDRAAALAMARAEHEDWCRYYRKAGWSWGEARDDERKTHPNLTEWRTIEADPELLRASLTSLATTLSQLRELGYRSVPRWRRYRRVGVVTAERQSQPWTWTSGSRHEMRAGAGDWLVRDDGGQSWSVRDDIFRATYQQVDDEHWRRTGFVTARQARDGEVVDTLEGAAAAGPGGWIVRGDGGEQWPVPADEFRRRYEGPVD; translated from the coding sequence TTGACGCAAGCTCGATTCGTGATGCGTCGCCACATCGATGCGCTGCGCCTGGCACAGGGTGTGTTGCTCGGCGTTGTCGTCGCCGCGACGGCCTATCTGGCGGTGCTGGCGCTGAACCCGGCAATCCGCGAGAGCGCGCCCGATGGGCTTCGGTGGTTCGGCCGTCCAGGCTCGGGGCCCACGATCGCCGTCGTCGCACTCGGCATCGTCGCGTTGTGCGTGATCGCTTACCGGGCCAACTCCGCGGGCAGTGTCTCGCTGACCATCGTGCTCGCGCTGACGGTGATGAACAGCGCGCTGGGCATGGCGTCGTACTGGAACTGCCACGACGCCGCGCACCCGATGTTCATCACGCCGCTGATGTGGACCGCGCAGTTGGTCAAGGGTGGCGTGTCGGACTTGAAGTTGACCAGCGGCGCGACGTGTCCGGCGCCCATCCCGGTCGCGTTGGACCTCGCGCGGATGGGTGCGCTCGGGGTGATCTTCCTCGGGGTCGCGAGTGTGGCCGTCGCGCTGTTCCGTGCTCAGGTCGACCGCGTCAGGGCGCGCACCGCGCGGACGGTTACCGCGATCGTCGGCGTCGACGGGGATTCCCGTTCGATGGTCGCGGCGGTTGTCCACACCCTCGAGCCGCGCAGCCAGCTGGTCGTGGTCGCCGACAACATCGACCAACCCGTGGTGGCGGATTGCCGAGCCGACGGCGCGCGGCTTATTGCCGCGGCCCTCGATACGCCGGAAGCCCTTGCGGCACTTCCGTTGTGGCACAAGCTGGACCGCCTATACCTCCTGCACGCCGACCCGTCGACGAACCTGGCCCGCCTGCAGAGCATCGGCGAGGCAAGAGCTGCTCGCGGTGTCGATCACCGGCTTCCTCTGATCGTGCGAATCGACGACCCCTGGTATGCGGTTGCCTGGCGGGCGCAGCAGTCCGGCGGCAGCGACAGCCGCTGGGCGGCCGATGCCGTCGGCAAGTACGAGGTGACGGCGCGGCGGCTGCTCGACGAGATCACCGAACGCGGTGGCGTCAACCGCATCTTTGTATGCGGCACGTCGCCGCTGACGCTGGCCCTGTGCGCCGACCTCGAACAGCGCAGGCGTGAACACCAGTTCTGCGAGCGCGCCGATCATGAGTTCCCGACGATCACGGTGGTCGCCGATTCGGCGGAGGAATACGCGAACGACCACCGGCACCGCCAACAGCGGCTCGGGTTGCGCTCCGGTGGCGACTTTGTCGACGCCGTCGGTGAAGCACCGTCGATACCCGTGCTGACCCGACTGATCACCGACGCACACGACGCCGGTTGCTCAGTGATCTTCGTCGACGCCGACCCGATGTTCGGCGCCGCCATCGACCCGACCATCGCGACACGGTTGGCCCTGCGATTCCCCGACGTGCCGATCTTCGCCTGGAACGCCAAGGCCGCAGAAGCGGGTGGCGAGCGCCCCGGCATCGACGCGCTGCGCACCTACCGGTTGACCATGGACCTGCCCGCCGGGCATGCCCACGACGCGTGGGAGCGAGCGGCGATGCTGATCCACGAGCGCTACCGGCGCAGCGCCGGTGGGACGTCACCCGCGCGTCGGCCATGGGCTGAGTTGGACGAGTTCTACCGCGGCTCGAACCGCCGCCAAGTGCGCAACGCGCTGAGGCTCGTCGAGCAGATCGGCGGCCACACCTGGAACAGCCTGGACAGCGGCGCGCCTGATGCCCCGTCGGCCCCGGCGTCGGAGCCGCTCGAACAGCTGGCGGCGATGGGCTTCGACCGGGCTGCGGCACTGGCCATGGCGCGCGCCGAACACGAGGACTGGTGCCGCTACTACCGCAAGGCCGGGTGGTCATGGGGCGAGGCCCGCGACGACGAACGCAAGACCCATCCGAACCTGACCGAGTGGCGCACCATCGAAGCCGACCCCGAGCTTCTTCGCGCCTCGCTGACCAGCCTGGCTACCACGCTTTCGCAGCTGCGCGAACTCGGCTACCGATCGGTGCCGCGATGGCGGCGCTATCGGCGCGTCGGGGTGGTCACAGCAGAGCGGCAGTCGCAGCCGTGGACGTGGACATCGGGCTCGCGACACGAAATGCGGGCCGGCGCGGGCGACTGGCTGGTGCGGGACGACGGGGGACAGTCGTGGTCGGTGCGCGACGACATCTTCCGCGCCACCTACCAGCAAGTCGACGACGAGCATTGGCGCAGAACAGGATTCGTTACCGCGCGACAGGCACGAGACGGCGAAGTCGTCGACACCCTCGAAGGCGCGGCTGCCGCGGGTCCTGGGGGGTGGATCGTGCGCGGTGACGGCGGCGAGCAATGGCCGGTGCCGGCGGACGAGTTCCGCCGCCGCTATGAAGGGCCAGTGGATTGA
- a CDS encoding nSTAND1 domain-containing NTPase → MSRIFLSHSSRDNRQAIALRHWLIGQDARLADEIFLDLDASAGIRTGTRWKEALRQASTRCEAVICLLSDNWLSSPECVTEYRFAEYLNKRIFSARIEAIGGEDPTAEWQRIDLVGDGALTAVDLGDGADPVTFLTDGLRGLRDGIVSAGIGAESFPWPPPHEPDRAPYRGWKPLEEVDAAVFFGRDAQIVRGLDGLRGMRRSGIETLFVVLGPSGTGKSSFLRAGLLPRLRRDDRDFVLLDIVRPQHNVLTGDAGLAKAVHATQARLGVIGPDLGEIKRACLAGDAERVREWLIDIRRAAAARLLTESQQPPPTLVLPVDQAEELFGSDAGREATAFLELIAELAAGPASDDAADVDLIVAVTIRSDLYEPLQTAPQLADVGSVLFDDLKPMPRTQFKEVITGPAARATEGGRPLSVDPALVNHLLDDCTEGADTLPLLALTLARLYEDYGDDGALTLRDYRSMGGVRSVVQSEIDHLLASDDERRVEQLRHLRGAFIPWLATINPDSDQLVRRAARWTDLPAESRPLLEGFVARRLLVTDNHDGEVVVEVALESLLRQWDDLAAWLAEERGDLKDADHLERSAAAWEDNRRNAAWLLEGTRLAEAETLSAKPAFRDRLAHVHDFLAASRRREQDRMEAEQKRHAAELRKAQAHAAVLRKRSLVLRVVLAIALLIAAAAVYGFVTAKKETDTANKRTREALGLRLTYQGQTMLAGIQGGGDIRALSEILAAQHVMSDNVGGLFTAALMRIDTTRIIQSNAPIMDVTYSTDGQRLVSGGADHTVRVWDAHTGQPVGPPMMQSNAVTDAALSDDGKDVAFASADSVRVWNALTGQPVEPPMLQNSAVTSLDLSDNGQLVAAGSPDGTTRVWNAATAVPLTPPMTGQLSPVTTVDFSDDGQRVAVGDANGTLRVWNTGTGQPITPPMTGHTGGAVTTAAFSPDGQRVVSGGADHIVRLWNANTGQPIGAPMTGHQNTVTSVVFNPDGSRIASGSFDGTLRIWDATTQQPVAQPMTGHVGSINAVSFSPDGHRLLTGGADETLRVWDADVGPQPTVPTNSAVTSVTVSTDRHRIVSGNSDGSVRLWDADNRTLIAELTNGRHAAATSVAISPDGRAIASGAADGTVQRWNADTRAAVGPVIDAHKGAVTSLVFSWDGSHVGSGGADNTVREWDASTGRAVGAAMTGHTAPVLAVAFSPNGKLLISGSADTTLRLWNAETGKPEGNPMTGHTAAVTDVAFGPGGGRMVSRSEDHTLRLWDAVSTTPVGPPMNAHNAYMLGVQFSPDGQQLLSTGPAPDRRLFPPPALTAWSNLLCAKLTANMSHQQWHDWIASDIGYTELCPGLPVTPDSGSG, encoded by the coding sequence ATGTCACGTATCTTCCTGAGCCATTCCAGCCGGGATAACCGGCAGGCAATTGCCTTGCGCCACTGGTTGATCGGTCAGGACGCTCGGCTGGCCGACGAGATCTTCCTCGACCTGGATGCCTCCGCGGGCATTCGGACGGGCACGCGGTGGAAGGAAGCGCTGCGCCAAGCCAGCACGCGCTGCGAGGCGGTTATCTGCCTGCTGTCTGACAATTGGCTGTCATCCCCGGAATGCGTAACCGAATACCGGTTCGCGGAGTACCTCAATAAGCGGATCTTCAGCGCGCGCATCGAGGCCATCGGAGGCGAGGACCCGACCGCCGAATGGCAACGGATCGACTTGGTCGGCGACGGCGCGCTGACCGCAGTCGATCTCGGCGACGGCGCAGACCCCGTCACCTTCCTCACCGACGGGTTGCGCGGACTACGCGACGGGATCGTCAGCGCGGGCATCGGCGCCGAGTCGTTCCCTTGGCCGCCTCCGCACGAGCCCGACCGTGCCCCCTACCGCGGTTGGAAACCGCTCGAAGAAGTCGACGCGGCAGTGTTTTTCGGCCGTGACGCGCAGATAGTGCGCGGCCTCGACGGGCTACGCGGGATGCGGCGCTCAGGCATCGAGACGCTGTTCGTGGTGCTCGGCCCCTCCGGAACCGGTAAATCGTCGTTCCTGCGGGCAGGGCTGCTGCCGCGGTTGCGGCGTGACGATCGCGACTTCGTGTTGCTCGACATCGTGCGCCCGCAACACAATGTGTTGACCGGTGACGCCGGTCTGGCCAAGGCGGTACACGCCACGCAGGCACGCCTCGGCGTCATAGGTCCCGACCTTGGCGAGATCAAGCGGGCATGCCTCGCAGGCGACGCAGAGCGGGTGCGGGAGTGGCTGATCGACATTCGTCGTGCCGCCGCTGCCCGGTTGCTGACCGAATCCCAACAGCCACCGCCGACGTTGGTGCTTCCCGTCGACCAGGCCGAGGAGCTGTTCGGCTCCGACGCGGGACGTGAAGCGACTGCGTTCCTCGAACTGATCGCCGAGCTGGCAGCAGGACCGGCCAGTGACGACGCGGCCGACGTGGACTTGATCGTCGCGGTGACGATCCGCAGCGATCTATACGAACCGCTGCAGACCGCACCGCAGCTTGCCGACGTCGGCAGCGTGTTGTTCGACGATCTCAAACCGATGCCGCGCACCCAGTTCAAGGAGGTCATCACCGGGCCTGCGGCACGCGCGACCGAGGGCGGCAGGCCGTTGTCTGTCGACCCGGCGCTGGTGAATCATCTGCTCGATGACTGCACCGAGGGGGCGGACACGCTGCCGCTACTCGCGCTCACACTGGCCCGGTTATACGAGGACTACGGCGACGACGGCGCACTGACGCTGCGGGACTATCGGTCGATGGGCGGCGTCCGAAGCGTCGTGCAGTCCGAGATCGATCATCTCTTGGCATCCGACGACGAGCGACGGGTCGAGCAGCTGCGACACCTGCGCGGCGCGTTCATCCCGTGGCTGGCAACCATCAATCCAGACAGTGATCAACTGGTCCGGCGAGCCGCTCGCTGGACGGATCTGCCAGCCGAAAGTCGGCCCCTGCTAGAAGGATTCGTCGCCCGGCGGCTGCTTGTCACCGACAACCACGACGGCGAAGTCGTGGTCGAGGTGGCCCTGGAAAGCCTGCTGCGTCAGTGGGATGACCTGGCCGCCTGGCTCGCCGAGGAGCGCGGCGATCTGAAGGACGCTGACCACCTCGAGCGCTCCGCGGCCGCGTGGGAGGACAACCGCCGCAACGCGGCCTGGCTGCTGGAGGGCACCCGGCTGGCCGAAGCCGAAACCCTCAGTGCCAAACCGGCATTCCGTGATCGGTTGGCCCACGTCCACGATTTCCTCGCCGCGTCGCGGCGTCGCGAGCAGGATCGCATGGAGGCCGAGCAGAAGCGTCACGCCGCCGAACTGCGCAAGGCCCAGGCGCACGCGGCGGTGCTGCGGAAGCGTTCGCTCGTGCTGCGCGTCGTGCTGGCGATCGCGCTGTTGATCGCCGCGGCCGCGGTGTACGGCTTCGTCACCGCCAAGAAGGAAACCGACACGGCCAACAAACGCACCCGTGAGGCGCTGGGATTGCGGCTGACGTACCAGGGTCAGACGATGCTCGCGGGAATCCAAGGCGGCGGGGACATTCGGGCGTTGTCAGAGATTCTGGCCGCACAACACGTCATGTCCGACAACGTCGGCGGGCTGTTCACGGCGGCGCTCATGCGCATCGACACCACGAGAATCATCCAGTCGAACGCCCCCATCATGGACGTCACGTACAGCACCGACGGGCAGCGCCTGGTGTCGGGCGGTGCCGATCACACGGTGCGGGTATGGGACGCCCACACCGGTCAGCCGGTCGGACCGCCGATGATGCAGAGCAATGCCGTCACCGACGCGGCGCTGAGTGACGACGGCAAGGACGTAGCGTTCGCCAGTGCCGACAGCGTGCGGGTATGGAACGCGCTGACAGGTCAGCCTGTTGAGCCACCGATGCTGCAGAACTCCGCTGTCACGAGTCTGGATCTGAGCGACAACGGCCAACTGGTCGCCGCGGGCAGCCCTGACGGCACCACGCGCGTCTGGAACGCCGCCACCGCGGTGCCGCTGACACCACCGATGACCGGACAGTTGAGTCCCGTCACGACAGTGGATTTCAGCGACGACGGGCAACGCGTCGCCGTCGGCGATGCCAACGGCACCCTGCGAGTCTGGAACACCGGCACCGGCCAGCCGATCACACCTCCCATGACCGGCCACACGGGGGGCGCGGTCACCACCGCGGCGTTCAGTCCCGACGGCCAGCGCGTCGTCTCGGGCGGAGCCGACCACATCGTGCGGTTGTGGAACGCCAACACCGGCCAGCCCATCGGCGCTCCGATGACCGGCCATCAGAACACGGTGACAAGCGTGGTGTTCAACCCGGATGGCAGCCGCATCGCCTCGGGCAGTTTCGATGGCACGCTGCGGATCTGGGACGCCACCACACAGCAGCCGGTCGCCCAGCCGATGACCGGTCACGTGGGGTCGATCAACGCGGTCTCCTTCAGCCCCGACGGGCATCGTCTTCTCACCGGCGGCGCCGACGAAACGCTTCGCGTGTGGGATGCCGATGTGGGGCCACAACCCACCGTCCCCACCAACTCCGCGGTGACCAGCGTGACGGTCAGCACCGACCGTCACCGCATCGTCTCGGGCAACAGCGACGGCAGCGTGCGGTTGTGGGATGCCGACAATCGGACCCTGATAGCCGAATTGACCAATGGCCGGCACGCGGCCGCGACGAGTGTCGCGATCAGCCCGGACGGGCGTGCGATCGCATCGGGCGCCGCGGACGGCACCGTGCAGCGGTGGAACGCCGACACCAGGGCGGCCGTCGGGCCGGTGATCGATGCCCACAAGGGCGCCGTCACGAGCCTGGTGTTCAGCTGGGACGGCAGCCACGTCGGCTCCGGCGGCGCCGACAACACCGTGCGGGAGTGGGACGCGTCGACGGGCCGGGCGGTTGGTGCCGCGATGACCGGCCACACCGCGCCTGTGCTGGCCGTGGCGTTCAGCCCGAACGGCAAGCTACTCATCTCCGGAAGCGCGGACACCACCTTAAGGTTGTGGAACGCCGAGACCGGCAAACCGGAGGGCAATCCGATGACCGGGCACACCGCCGCCGTGACGGACGTGGCTTTCGGGCCGGGCGGCGGGCGGATGGTCTCCCGAAGCGAGGACCACACGTTGCGGCTCTGGGATGCCGTGAGCACCACGCCGGTGGGACCACCGATGAACGCGCACAACGCCTACATGCTCGGCGTGCAGTTCAGTCCCGACGGCCAGCAACTGCTGTCGACGGGACCCGCCCCGGATCGGCGGCTGTTCCCACCGCCTGCCCTGACCGCCTGGTCAAACCTGTTGTGCGCCAAGCTCACTGCGAACATGAGTCACCAGCAGTGGCATGACTGGATTGCTTCCGACATCGGATACACGGAACTGTGCCCCGGGCTGCCCGTTACACCGGACAGCGGCAGCGGGTGA
- a CDS encoding serine hydrolase domain-containing protein has product MNDVVHGHCDSRFSPVAEALADEIAKGEELGASVAVDIDGELVVDIWGGHADRAKTVPWGQDTIVNFFSCTKTLTALAALIAIDRGVIDAFAPVAKYWPEFAENGKQDIEVRHLMSHTSGVSGWQVPFAIEDIYDWKKATAHLARQEPWWTPGTASGYHAVNYGHLIGEVIRRATGKTLKEFVRDEIATPLEADVQIGVDAADEHRVAEIIPPPPLPIALDALPTDHPAYKTFAGFPPDDNTALIVETTGWRRADIGGVNGHGNARALARALSPISLGGKANGVQMLSPETIDLIFQQQSYGPDLVLFVPLRFGIGFGLPSPESVPAIPEGRICWWGGWGGSAIVMNPDHRATFAYVMNKMGPGTTGTARTNRYASLIYQALG; this is encoded by the coding sequence ATGAATGATGTCGTGCACGGGCACTGCGACAGCCGGTTCTCACCCGTCGCCGAAGCGTTGGCCGACGAGATCGCCAAGGGCGAGGAGTTGGGCGCCTCGGTCGCCGTCGACATCGACGGTGAACTCGTCGTCGACATCTGGGGCGGCCATGCCGACCGTGCGAAGACCGTCCCGTGGGGCCAAGACACCATCGTCAACTTCTTCTCCTGCACCAAAACGCTCACCGCGCTGGCGGCGTTGATCGCGATCGACCGCGGCGTCATCGATGCGTTCGCACCGGTTGCGAAGTACTGGCCGGAGTTCGCCGAGAACGGCAAGCAGGACATCGAAGTGCGCCACCTGATGTCTCACACGTCGGGTGTGTCGGGATGGCAGGTCCCATTCGCCATCGAGGACATCTACGACTGGAAGAAGGCCACCGCCCACCTCGCCCGCCAGGAACCGTGGTGGACACCGGGGACCGCGTCGGGTTATCACGCGGTCAACTACGGGCACTTGATCGGCGAGGTGATCCGGCGCGCCACCGGCAAGACCCTCAAGGAATTCGTGCGCGACGAGATCGCGACGCCGCTTGAGGCGGACGTGCAGATCGGCGTCGACGCTGCCGACGAGCATCGGGTGGCCGAGATCATCCCGCCACCGCCGTTGCCGATCGCGCTCGATGCACTACCCACCGACCACCCGGCCTACAAGACGTTCGCCGGCTTCCCGCCGGACGACAACACCGCTTTGATCGTCGAGACCACCGGATGGCGTCGTGCGGACATCGGCGGGGTCAACGGTCACGGCAATGCCCGCGCACTAGCGCGGGCATTGTCGCCAATTTCGTTGGGCGGCAAAGCTAACGGGGTGCAGATGCTGAGCCCGGAGACGATCGACCTGATATTTCAGCAGCAGTCGTATGGACCGGACCTGGTGCTGTTTGTCCCGCTGCGGTTCGGCATCGGTTTCGGATTGCCATCGCCGGAAAGCGTTCCGGCGATTCCCGAGGGCAGGATCTGCTGGTGGGGCGGCTGGGGTGGCTCGGCGATCGTGATGAATCCCGACCACCGCGCCACCTTCGCCTACGTGATGAACAAGATGGGACCGGGCACGACGGGCACAGCGCGCACCAACCGCTATGCCTCGCTCATCTACCAAGCCCTTGGCTGA
- a CDS encoding TerC family protein encodes MQVTQLEWIITLSVTIAVLLFDVIVIGRRPHEPSKRETGTALAAYVGLAVAFGVWVWLFHGGQYGLEFFAGWLTEYSLSVDNLFIFLIIMASFKVPKKYQQQALLVGIILALVFRGIFIALGAVAINQFSWVFYIFGAFLVYTAINLARDTEHDDDAENFVVRFARSHLKLTDRWEGLALWVKENGKRLMTPMFLVIIALGTTDLLFALDSIPAIYGLTEESYLVFTANVFALMGLRQLYFLLGDLLKRLVYLSQGLAFILAFIGVKLLLHALHENELPFINGGEHVPVPEIPTLVSLGVIVVTLVITTAASLYKTRVHDVKKDAQEKALDSA; translated from the coding sequence GTGCAGGTAACCCAACTCGAGTGGATCATCACGCTGAGCGTGACGATCGCTGTGCTGCTGTTCGACGTGATCGTAATCGGACGTCGACCCCACGAACCGTCCAAGCGTGAGACAGGCACCGCGTTGGCGGCCTACGTCGGGCTGGCGGTGGCGTTCGGCGTGTGGGTCTGGCTCTTCCACGGCGGCCAGTACGGGCTGGAGTTCTTCGCAGGCTGGCTGACCGAGTACAGCCTGTCCGTGGACAACTTGTTCATCTTCTTGATCATCATGGCCAGCTTCAAGGTGCCCAAGAAGTATCAGCAGCAGGCGCTGTTGGTCGGCATCATCCTGGCGCTGGTCTTCCGTGGCATCTTCATCGCGCTCGGCGCGGTGGCCATCAACCAGTTCTCCTGGGTGTTCTACATTTTCGGCGCTTTTCTGGTGTACACCGCGATCAACCTGGCCAGAGACACCGAGCACGACGACGACGCGGAGAACTTCGTGGTCCGGTTTGCGCGCAGCCACCTCAAACTCACCGACAGGTGGGAGGGCCTCGCGCTGTGGGTCAAGGAAAACGGCAAGCGTCTGATGACGCCGATGTTCCTGGTCATCATCGCGCTCGGCACCACGGACCTGCTGTTCGCGCTGGACTCCATCCCCGCGATCTACGGCCTGACCGAGGAGTCGTACCTGGTATTCACCGCGAATGTGTTCGCGCTGATGGGCCTGCGCCAGCTCTACTTCCTGCTCGGCGACCTGCTCAAGCGGCTGGTCTACCTGTCGCAGGGGCTGGCATTCATCCTGGCGTTCATCGGCGTGAAGCTCCTTCTGCACGCCCTGCACGAGAACGAGCTGCCGTTTATCAACGGCGGTGAGCACGTGCCGGTGCCGGAAATCCCGACGCTGGTCAGTCTCGGCGTGATCGTCGTGACGCTGGTCATCACCACGGCGGCCAGCCTGTACAAGACGCGGGTGCACGACGTGAAGAAGGACGCCCAAGAAAAGGCCTTGGATTCGGCCTGA
- a CDS encoding DedA family protein, with the protein MTDTQLPGVFGDVQPLLEHYGYLGVAGMLFLEDFGVPVPGEIMLIAAAVFAGAGQMNIAVVFLVAVLAAVIGDNIGFVIGHFGGRPLAERYGRYVFLTPQRLDRAEAFFNRHGGKIVTVARFIDGLRQINGLLAGIVGMHWLKFLGYNALGAVLWVGAWSALGYLAGEHIVEIYDTFERYKWYVVAAVVVVIAIVITHRVRRGRAERAA; encoded by the coding sequence ATGACCGACACCCAACTGCCTGGTGTTTTCGGCGACGTGCAGCCACTGCTCGAGCATTACGGATACCTGGGCGTGGCCGGAATGTTGTTCCTCGAGGACTTCGGCGTCCCCGTGCCCGGCGAAATCATGCTGATCGCCGCCGCGGTGTTCGCCGGTGCGGGCCAGATGAACATCGCCGTGGTTTTCCTGGTTGCGGTACTGGCCGCCGTGATCGGCGACAACATCGGTTTCGTCATCGGCCACTTCGGCGGCCGACCGCTGGCGGAGCGTTACGGCCGGTACGTGTTCCTGACGCCGCAGCGGCTGGACCGGGCCGAGGCCTTCTTCAACCGGCACGGCGGCAAGATCGTCACGGTCGCCCGCTTCATCGACGGCCTGCGGCAGATCAACGGACTGTTGGCGGGCATCGTTGGCATGCACTGGCTGAAATTCCTCGGCTACAACGCACTGGGCGCGGTGCTGTGGGTTGGGGCCTGGTCTGCGCTGGGGTACCTCGCAGGCGAGCACATCGTCGAGATCTACGACACGTTCGAGCGGTACAAGTGGTATGTGGTCGCGGCGGTTGTCGTGGTTATCGCAATTGTGATCACCCACCGCGTGCGGCGCGGGCGGGCCGAGCGAGCGGCTTAG